Proteins encoded in a region of the Paenibacillus sp. W2I17 genome:
- a CDS encoding LTA synthase family protein: MYNSKNERTSSRTLFAVLFILMLLKLSLLRYFFFQGLSGIGMLTDALGALTVVCLLDLIVPKGWKRAVYGGFNVLFSLVLFAATLYNVHFSSVPTYTALSELGQVAQVRGSIGPLVRPEHFLFFADIVLALPIWLIMRKRAGGRNRSSYRDSGLTFGRIRRRYWGKLGVALTAAFCIVLSGSFIVKGETIDNELVRAENLGFLNYQVSSAILTSKENEAIANGNINETIAKINELVSKYPYQDKPSNGSAVKAKYFGQAKGSNLIVLQLESFQNFPINASLDGQELTPVLNDLAKESYYFSHFFQQIGQGNTSDAEFMSNTSIYPTGVVPMSAGYSDRELPSLPKLLGKEGYESETYHVNDVTFWNRNKMYPALGFTRYFDKPSFENDRFNDFGPSDEELYRVGVEKMTAHQAANQPFYAQFITASSHSPFTVPADRARITIPATITNKLLHDYLQAINYTDYAIGQLINELKANGLWDNTTLVLYGDHFGLPADEEITQQIQANLGVAYDGKVSRFNIPFMIHTPKQTKGQVIEQPGGQLDMLPTIMNLMGVSLQDEKFTAFGHDLLNMDHNAFGIRYYLPTGSFVNDDIMFIPGAGFDDGTAYSLKTYEPVTDLEPYRSDYEHVLSLMKLSDEYVKLLPKRAP; this comes from the coding sequence ATGTATAATTCCAAAAATGAACGAACTTCATCACGGACCTTATTCGCCGTGTTATTCATTCTTATGCTGTTGAAGTTATCGCTGTTGCGGTATTTCTTTTTCCAGGGTCTGTCCGGCATCGGTATGTTAACTGACGCATTAGGCGCACTAACTGTGGTATGCCTGCTGGATCTGATCGTGCCCAAAGGCTGGAAGCGAGCAGTATACGGAGGATTTAATGTTCTGTTTTCTCTGGTGCTGTTCGCGGCTACGCTGTATAACGTTCATTTCAGTTCGGTACCCACCTATACCGCGCTAAGTGAGCTGGGGCAAGTTGCCCAAGTACGGGGAAGTATCGGACCACTGGTACGACCGGAGCACTTTCTGTTTTTTGCAGACATCGTACTGGCATTGCCAATATGGTTGATTATGCGCAAACGTGCTGGCGGGCGTAACCGCAGCAGTTACCGCGATAGCGGTTTGACGTTTGGCAGAATTCGCAGACGTTACTGGGGCAAGCTCGGCGTTGCGCTTACCGCTGCATTCTGCATTGTGCTGTCTGGCAGTTTTATTGTCAAAGGTGAAACGATTGATAATGAGCTGGTTCGGGCCGAGAATCTCGGTTTCCTGAACTATCAGGTATCGTCCGCCATTCTGACGAGCAAAGAAAATGAGGCCATTGCGAATGGCAACATTAACGAAACAATTGCCAAGATCAATGAGCTGGTTAGCAAGTATCCGTATCAGGATAAACCAAGTAACGGCTCAGCTGTGAAAGCCAAATATTTTGGTCAGGCCAAAGGCAGTAACCTGATTGTACTGCAACTGGAGTCCTTTCAGAATTTCCCGATTAATGCTTCATTAGACGGTCAGGAGTTAACACCGGTACTGAATGATCTGGCCAAAGAAAGCTATTATTTCTCTCATTTTTTCCAACAGATCGGACAGGGAAACACATCAGACGCGGAGTTCATGTCGAACACATCTATCTATCCAACCGGAGTTGTTCCCATGTCAGCAGGGTACAGTGACCGCGAACTGCCGAGTCTTCCCAAGTTATTGGGGAAAGAGGGATATGAGTCCGAGACGTACCACGTCAATGACGTCACCTTCTGGAACCGGAACAAGATGTATCCGGCACTCGGATTCACTCGTTACTTCGACAAGCCCAGCTTCGAGAATGACAGATTCAATGACTTTGGACCATCGGATGAAGAGTTGTACCGTGTAGGTGTGGAAAAAATGACTGCGCATCAGGCTGCGAATCAGCCGTTCTATGCTCAGTTCATTACGGCATCGAGCCACTCGCCGTTTACGGTTCCCGCTGATCGTGCACGGATCACGATTCCTGCGACCATCACGAACAAACTGCTTCACGATTATCTGCAAGCGATAAACTATACGGATTATGCCATCGGTCAACTCATTAATGAGTTGAAGGCGAACGGATTATGGGATAATACTACTCTAGTGCTCTACGGAGACCACTTTGGTCTGCCTGCTGACGAAGAGATTACACAGCAGATCCAGGCCAATCTGGGCGTTGCTTATGACGGCAAAGTAAGTCGATTCAACATCCCGTTCATGATTCATACGCCGAAACAGACCAAAGGACAAGTGATTGAGCAGCCAGGCGGTCAGTTGGATATGTTGCCAACGATTATGAATCTGATGGGAGTTTCGCTACAGGATGAGAAATTCACTGCCTTCGGACATGACCTGCTCAACATGGACCACAATGCCTTCGGTATCCGGTATTACTTGCCGACGGGTTCAT